In Fusarium falciforme chromosome 9, complete sequence, the following are encoded in one genomic region:
- a CDS encoding FAD-binding FR-type domain-containing protein encodes MPPRPSIRLGFTGLSPTPRRAFAHKARHRHPPPPPFNTVPTCPEPTCGCADTPAMPEGLPLDREGPLKAAIAGYAEQVLVCTDKSDWPSRIEEDNSGDNLAADLKELFGRGGTYSDPFHNVSVLNSSFPSSIPPRVEVQTTSAYLLPSFKYVPFLPRISFDSVQALAKGFLLPKKLHSAHEGLSPIHRDRLTRKEAYQGLLPGVQDVRDVLVLICGHGGRDARCGIMAPVLETEFKEKLRSEGLDVLEGAVQVPIGLEEVQRIQGEAGPEGTTARVGLISHIGGHKFAGNVIIYLPPHMKMGDMPHPLAGHGICLIIGGAGYYLATPHSKPDTLNDISFVPYAITHREAISPTSFVITIVPRKPNPSPPYLTSSDTSSRWSHPLWSVEFKQPEVQISRHYTPLPPLASEDPADGALRFYIRAVGDGEMSNYLARRQVGQDVFLRGPHIGFELAERLGEHKRLVFLAGGTGVVPGMQAAKAVLEASPDASVDLLWAVRKREEIQNSAAPKQSSWKFWQEKKPTTLGLQVENPSPVTRRLQDLKATYGDRLSIQVVVDEEGTKFQDKDIKNTILASPSTAVSPSSGCRFHDQMMHVHASEFALPDAPGCACTPPKGTPVGKNLFIVSGPDGFIEHYAGAKIWLGGQQTQGRVGGIAGQIQRQNPTIAQDWLVLKM; translated from the exons ATGCCGCCTCGACCGTCGATACGTCTAGGCTTCACCGGCCTCTCCCCGACGCCTCGGAGGGCCTTTGCGCACAAGGCCCGGCATAGACAtccacctccaccgccgTTTAACACCGTACCTACATGCCCGGAGCCGACATGTGGGTGCGCCGACACCCCCGCCATGCCGGAAGGTCTACCCCTGGACCGTGAGGGACCGCTCAAGGCTGCTATTGCTGGGTATGCGGAGCAGGTGCTCGTTTGCACCGACAAGTCGGATTGGCCGTCGAGGATAGAGGAGGATAATAGCGGTGATAACTTGGCGGCGGATCTGAAGGAGTTGTTTGGACGGGGCGGGACGTATAGCGAT CCATTCCACAACGTCTCCGTCCTCAACTCTTCCTTCCCAAGTTCCATACCACCCCGTGTCGAAGTCCAGACGACATCCGCGTACCTCCTCCCGAGCTTCAAATACGTGCCCTTCCTCCCGCGGATATCCTTCGACAGCGTCCAAGCCCTCGCCAAGGGCTTCCTCCTGCCCAAGAAGCTACACTCTGCACACGAAGGCCTCTCACCAATCCACCGCGACCGGCTCACGCGCAAAGAGGCATACCAGGGACTCCTACCAGGCGTGCAAGACGTGCGGgatgtgttggtgttgatatGTGGACATGGTGGGCGGGATGCCAGATGTGGGATTATGGCACCTGTGTTGGAGACAGAGTTTAAAGAGAAGCTGAGGAGTGAGGGATTGGACGTGCTAGAAGGCGCTGTGCAAGTTCCTATAGGCCTTGAGGAGGTGCAAAGGATACAAGGCGAAGCTGGCCCCGAAGGAACAACAGCAAGAGTCGGGCTTATAAGTCACATCGGCGGACACAAGTTTGCGGGAAACGTCATCATCTACCTCCCGCCGCACATGAAGATGGGAGACATGCCGCATCCGCTGGCGGGGCATGGGATCTG TCTCATAATCGGCGGTGCCGGTTATTACCTCGCCACGCCGCACTCTAAACCAGACACTCTCAACGACATCTCGTTCGTGCCGTACGCCATCACGCACCGCGAGGCCATCTCACCAACCTCGTTTGTCATCACTATAGTCCCCCGCAAGCCCAACCCCTCGCCGCCATATCTCACTTCCTCGGATACAAGCTCGCGATGGAGCCATCCCCTCTGGTCCGTCGAGTTCAAGCAGCCCGAGGTTCAGATCTCGAGGCATTACACGCCCTTGCCACCCCTGGCTAGTGAGGACCCAGCTGATGGCGCTCTTCGCTTTTACATCCGTgccgttggtgatggtgagatGTCCAACTATCTCGCCCGCAGACAGGTCGGACAGGACGTCTTCCTCCGTGGACCTCACATAGGCTTTGAGCTTGCTGAACGTCTAGGCGAGCACAAGCGCCTGGTGTTCCTTGCTGGCGGCACTGGTGTTGTACCGGGCATGCAGGCTGCAAAGGCGGTACTCGAAGCGAGCCCTGATGCCAGTGTGGATTTGCTCTGGGCCGTGAGAAAGAGGGAAGAGATACAGAACAGCGCGGCCCCAAAGCAGTCTTCGTGGAAATTCtggcaagaaaagaaaccgACTACTCTTGGCCTCCAGGTTGAGAACCCCAGCCCTGTGACCAGGCGTCTACAGGATCTCAAGGCGACCTACGGTGATCGCCTAAGCATTCAAGTCGTGGTCGACGAGGAGGGTACCAAGTTCCAAGATAAGGACATTAAGAACACCATTCTCGCCTCGCCCAGCACTGCAGTTTCACCTAGCTCAGGCTGCCGCTTCCACGACCAGATGATGCACGTCCACGCTTCCGAGTTTGCCCTCCCTGATGCCCCCGGATGTGCGTGTACGCCACCCAAGGGGACACCAGTTGGCAAGAACCTCTTCATCGTGTCCGGTCCTGACGGCTTCATCGAGCACTACGCTGGAGCCAAGATCTGGCTAGGCGGCCAGCAGACACAGGGACGCGTAGGTGGTATTGCTGGCCAAATACAGCGTCAGAATCCCACAATAGCACAGGATTGGCTCGTTCTCAAGATGTAG
- a CDS encoding Phospholipid-transporting ATPase: MTPSPSYRSSDPPDSPAHDSDSDLELDIQELDPISTSPAPRANHERLSAEPQTSRIALRNLRMGGLRRASKRNRGYGDLGQDRDGADEHSQALLGGEQDGNGPRWSEGSGYGEDDRPLLGDQASQSRRSMNSDRVTSRLRLPSFMSGSKKPEPNDADDQEDDDPSASRHVAVGSTQPVRFPNNIISNAKYTALTFLPITLYNEFSFFFNMYFLLVALSQAIPALRIGYLLTYIAPLAFVLCITMGKEAFDDIARRRRDTEANSEEYNILVFQDSDSTQTPLRQRKMLKSELLRKQSKRPKGARDSLSDILEEDDSQAPPPSSRVVEVSRKSKDLKVGDVLKLTKGQRVPADVVILKCFSSEAPTPAPIPEEPAEEESLLAFGDGEADPAGKGKQPAEDTPEEEESGPGGETFIRTDQLDGETDWKLRLASPLTQNLPTEEFVRLRVTGGKPDRKVNEFLGTIELLDSRKDALAHHAMAQDSDASRTAALSIDNTAWANTVIASQATTLAVIMYTGPQTRSALSTAPSRSKTGLLEYEINSLTKILCALTLALSIILVALEGFGTTEGNVWYVKIMRFLVLFSTIVPISLRVNLDMGKSAYSWFIQRDPGMPGAVVRTSTIPEDLGRIEYLLSDKTGTLTQNEMEMKKIHVGTVSYANEAMDEVSTYVRQGFYIPPSTDHASNNMLITPSSTYSSTATMGTTRTRREIGTRVRDVVLALALCHNVTPTVDIEDGKEVTGYQASSPDEIAIVKWTESVGLRLVYRDRKSMVLEFTGSKRPVVRVRILDVFPFTSEGKRMGIIVHFHENVNVKNPDLSSGEIWFFQKGADTVMSSIVAANDWLDEETANMAREGLRTLVVGRKKLSSQQYQEFSSRYQEASLSISGRDAGMQRVVSHYLERDLELIGVTGVEDKLQKDVKPSLELLRNAGIKIWMLTGDKVETARCVAVSSKLVARGQYIYTVAKLKKKDNAQEHLDFLRSKTDACLLIDGESLALFLTHFRIEFISIAVQLPTVVACRCSPNQKAEVAKLIREYTKKRVCCIGDGGNDVSMIQAADVGVGIVGKEGRQASLAADFSIEQFCHLVKLLVWHGRNSYKRSAKLAQFVIHRGLIIAVCQTMYSIAIKFEPEGLYKDWLLVGYATVYTAAPVLSLVLDKDVDENLANLYPELYKELTSGRSLSYRTFFVWVFVSIYQGGMIQGLSQILTEVDGPKMVAVSYTVLVLNELLMVAIEITTWHPIMIISIVGTFLLYIGSIPFLGGYFDLKFLITLGFVWRVLAIGAISLIPPYAGKLIRRTMKPPSYRKVQSH; encoded by the exons ATGACTCCTTCACCCTCATATCGATCATCCGATCCACCCGACTCCCCCGCGCATGATTCCGACTCGGACCTCGAACTGGACATCCAGGAGCTCGACCCGATATCGACATCCCCAGCTCCCAGGGCCAACCACGAGCGGCTCTCGGCTGAGCCTCAGACCTCGCGGATAGCCCTGCGGAATCTGCGCATGGGTGGGTTGCGGCGCGCCAGTAAGAGAAACCGGGGGTACGGCGACCTCGGCCAGGATAGAGATGGAGCCGACGAGCATTCGCAGGCGCTGTTGGGGGGAGAGCAGGATGGCAATGGGCCGCGGTGGTCGGAGGGAAGCGGATACGGTGAGGATGACCGACCGCTGCTGGGAGACCAAGCTTCGCAAAGCCGGAGATCTATGAACTCGGATCGCGTCACATCCCGCCTGCGACTTCCGAGCTTCATGTCAGGGTCTAAGAAGCCCGAACCCAACGATGCCGACGAtcaagaagacgacgaccCTTCCGCATCCCGACATGTGGCCGTGGGCTCGACGCAGCCCGTACGATTCCCGAACAACATCATATCCAATGCCAAGTACACGGCCCTGACGTTCCTCCCTATCACGCTGTACAACGAATTCtcattcttcttcaacatgtACTTTTTGCTTGTGGCCCTTTCGCAGGCCATACCCGCCCTCAGGATCGGTTATCTGTTGACGTACATCGCCCCTTTGGCGTTTGTGCTATGTATTACTATGGGAAAGGAGGCGTTTGATGATATTGCCCGACGACGAAGAGATACGGAAGCCAACTCAGAGGAGTACAATATTCTTGTTTTTCAGGATTCCGATTCAACCCAGACTCCTCTGCGGCAACGAAAGATGCTCAAGTCGGAACTGTTGCGGAAGCAATCCAAGAGACCCAAGGGAGCTCGGGACAGTCTATCGGATAtcctcgaggaggacgattCTCAGGCGCCCccaccttcttctcgggTCGTGGAGGTCAGCCGCAAGTCTAAGGACTTGAAGGTTGGCGACGTACTTAAACTCACCAAGGGCCAACGTGTGCCCGCCGATGTGGTGATTCTAAAGTGCTTTTCCTCTGAGGCACCTACCCCTGCTCCAATCCCCGAGGAGCCGGCCGAGGAAGAGTCTCTGTTGGcgtttggcgatggcgaagcGGACCCTGCTGGGAAGGGAAAGCAGCCCGCGGAAGATACccccgaggaagaggaaagcGGACCAGGAGGCGAGACCTTTATCAGGACTGACCAGCTTGACGGTGAGACGGATTGGAAGCTGAGACTTGCATCGCCCCTCACCCAGAACCTCCCGACTGAGGAGTTTGTCCGTCTTCGCGTTACTGGTGGCAAGCCTGATAGAAAGGTCAACGAGTTCCTGGGTACGATTGAACTCCTCGACTCACGCAAGGACGCATTGGCGCACCACGCGATGGCCCAGGACTCTGACGCTTCACGAACGGCTGCGCTCTCGATCGACAACACGGCTTGGGCAAACACCGTTATTGCCTCCCAAGCCACTACCTTGGCTGTCATCATGTACACCGGCCCTCAGACGAGATCCGCTCTGTCCACAGCTCCCTCACGATCAAAGACCGGCTTGCTGGAATATGAGATCAACTCGTTGACCAAGATTCTCTGTGCTTTGACTCTAgctctctccatcatcttggtTGCGCTGGAGGGCTTTGGGACTACTGAAGGCAATGTGTGGTACGTCAAGATTATGCGATTCCTGGTTCTCTTCTCGACCATCGTCCCGATCAGTCTCCgtgtcaacctcgacatgGGCAAGAGCGCATATTCTTGGTTCATTCAGCGTGATCCAGGCATGCCCGGAGCGGTTGTCCGAACCAGCACAATTCCTGAGGATCTCGGACGTATCGAGTATCTCCTGAGCGACAAGACTGGCACACTCACACAGAACGAGATGGAAATGAAAAAGATCCACGTCGGCACTGTATCATATGCCAATGAGGCAATGGATGAAGTCTCGACATATGTACGACAAGGATTCTACATTCCGCCGTCAACGGACCACGCATCTAACAACATGCTCATCACTCCGTCGTCAACATACTCAAGCACTGCAACCATGGGCACAACACGTACAAGGAGAGAAATTGGCACACGAGTTCGTGATGTCGTACTTGCTCTTGCGCTCTGCCACAATGTCACACCGACTGTGGACATCGAGGATGGAAAGGAGGTGACTGGCTACCAGGCATCCTCTCCCGATGAGATTGCCATTGTCAAGTGGACAGAATCTGTGGGCCTCAGACTTGTGTACCGCGACCGCAAGAGCATGGTTCTAGAGTTCACTGGCAGCAAGAGACCTGTGGTTCGAGTACGGATCCTGGACGTCTTCCCGTTCACTTCTGAGGGCAAGCGCATGGGTATCATTGTTCATTTCCACGAGAACGTCAACGTCAAGAACCCTGACCTCTCGAGCGGAGAAATCTGGTTCTTCCAAAAGGGTGCCGATACCGTCATGAGCTCCATCGTGGCGGCCAACGACtggcttgatgaggagacgGCCAACATGGCTCGTGAAGGCCTGCGTACCCTCGTTGTCGGTCGCAAGAAGCTTTCGTCACAGCAGTACCAAGAGTTCTCTTCTCGATATCAGGAGGCATCCTTGTCCATCAGCGGACGTGACGCTGGGATGCAGCGAGTTGTATCTCACTACCTCGAGCGTGATCTAGAACTTATCGGTGTCACTGGTGTTGAGGATAAGCTGCAGAAGGACGTCAAGCCATCTCTGGAGCTCCTCCGCAACGCTGGTATCAAGATCTGGATGTTGACTGGTGACAAGGTGGAGACTGCAAGATGTGTGGCCGTCAGCTCCAAGTTGGTTGCTCGCGGTCAGTACATCTACACAgttgccaagctcaagaagaaggacaacgCCCAGGAGCACCTCGACTTCCTCCGCAGCAAGACCGATGCTTGCCTACTTATCGATGGTGAGAGTCTGGCACTCTTCCTGACACACTTCCGAATCGAGTTCATCTCCATTGCCGTCCAGCTCCCCACCGTTGTTGCTTGCCGTTGCTCGCCCAACCAGAAGGCCGAGGTGGCCAAACTTATCCGCGAGTACACTAAGAAGCGCGTGTGCTGTATTGGCGATGGTGGCAACGATGTCTCCATGATCCAGGCTGCTGATGTCGGTGTCGGTATTGTGGGCAAGGAGGGTCGACAGGCCAGTCTGGCGGCCGACTTTTCCATTGAGCAGTTCTGCCATCTTGTCAAGCTCCTGGTTTGGCACGGTCGAAACAGCTACAAGCGAAGCGCTAAGCTTGCTCAGTTTGTTATCCACCGTGGTCTGATCATCGCTGTGTGCCAGACTATGTACAGTATCGCCATTAAGTTTGAGCCTGAGGGCTTGTACAAG GACTGGCTTCTTGTTGGTTATGCCACCGTTTACACTGCAGCTCCCGTGTTGTCACTTGTGCTAGACAAGGACGTCGATGAGAACCTCGCCAATCTGTACCCAGAACTGTACAAGGAACTCACCTCTGGACGCTCCCTATCCTACAGGACATTCTTCGTCTGGGTCTTTGTGTCCATCTACCAGGGCGGCATGATCCAGGGCTTGTCGCAGATCCTTACCGAGGTTGACGGCCCCAAGATGGTTGCCGTCAGCTACACCGTCCTAGTCCTTAACGAACTGCTCATGGTTGCCATTGAGATTACTACATGGCATCCCATCATGATTATCAGCATTGTCGGCACGTTTCTTTTGTACATTGGCTCGATACCATTCCTTGGCGGGTACTTCGATCTCAAGTTCTTAATCACCTT GGGATTTGTCTGGCGCGTGCTAGCCATTGGTGCCATCTCACTGATCCCGCCGTACGCTGGCAAGTTGATTAGGAGGACGATGAAGCCTCCGTCATACAGAAAGGTTCAGAGCCACTAG
- a CDS encoding Fungal-trans domain-containing protein, giving the protein MADDLRSQLGVDADGPDEGSDEPQATSSTTIRRACDACRTRKIRCDRNSPCSHCIHAKIPCTHQDSRPKEKRTRILLSAQYERKIDLIDRRLEAVTQLLRDMKMNMPSIPPTSQKDTPSPDTAGGQPSAQPASTPFSHAAQPAADSPVVEGESSLAAHGAFANEFLKNAVNTGALQGASLELRETLDSLHHIVTSLKQQTVSTEMNYPNATIFPRPSLKGSEMPPIQKAAALIRQCENEPSEVSAWIHAFLPLERFSSVCMNVYFVEDFSESDFILTNAGLLYLFFERAQRSTDKDEREDLERYIPILQGNLETALANLPFHLPLNSSMISALLLGAFHAIEISKPSLSWTLICKASELCQTLGYHRASTMKNDDPREAERKQFLFWNVYFIDKSLSLRLGRASTIQDWDITVPIPDAEKVDDSPLSAFAALWVTTARCQGQIYEMLYSPDSINQPEDVRRYRVQTLVNTMRGISKKSAILSAKHLQEAKKKMGSYFMDFVIVSDDVLRLSLLTLIYRASPLPANSRSTFIPECVEAARATLQRHQDCMDLLGKDNSFYFPSYVHWTLLFAPFIPFIVVFCQVIETQDQADLARLHSFCTSTESSVTLSEAAAKTHRLFQVLYTVALRYIEFRTCTPPADQTQAQASAELNTYLTALGFPPAHIDNRQQQQPTSLGPAQAGAFSQPLGDPGMLDGTEGQRGANTMMWMGNTAQLEEWFNSNQQMMELLEEPSFTFPPQ; this is encoded by the exons ATGGCGGATGATCTTCGGTCTCAGCTTGGCGTTGATGCCGATGGCCCTGATGAGGGCTCAGATGAGCCACAAGCCACTTCAAGTACAACCATTCGACGAGCC TGCGACGCCTGCCGGACTCGAAAG ATTCGCTGCGACAGAAACTCACCCTGCTCTCACTGTATCCACGCCAAGATCCCCTGCACCCACCAGGACTCGCGCCCCAAGGAGAAGCGAACCCGGATCCTCTTATCCGCCCAATA TGAGAGGAAGATCGATCTGATCGACCGCCGTCTCGAGGCGGTCACGCAGCTCTTGCGGGACATGAAGATGAACATGCCTTCTATACCTCCAACAAGCCAGAAAGATACTCCAAGTCCCGATACAGCTGGTGGTCAGCCCTCGGCTCAGCCCGCTTCGACTCCATTTAGCCATGCTGCTCAGCCAGCAGCCGACAGTCCAGTGGTTGAAGGTGAATCTTCTCTGGCAGCCCACGGTGCTTTTGCAAACGAGTTTCTCAAGAATGCCGTGAACACTGGGGCTTTACAGGGTGCCAGTCTTGAGTTGCGTGAGACTCTAGACTCACTCCACCACATCGTCACTTCTTTAAAGCAGCAGACGGTCTCTACAGAGATGAACTATCCTAACGCGACGATATTCCCACGTCCTTCGCTCAAAGGTAGTGAGATGCCACCAATCCAAAAGGCCGCCGCTCTAATACGGCAGTGTGAAA ACGAGCCTTCAGAAGTATCCGCCTGGATTCATGCGTTCTTGCCATTGGAGCGTTTCTCGAGCGTTTGTATGAACGTCTACTTTGTTGAGGATTTCTCTGAATCCGATTTTATCTTGACAAATGCCGGTCTCCTCTACCTCTTCTTTGAACGGGCACAACGATCAACAGACAAGGATGAGCGAGAGGACTTGGAACGATACATACCAATCCTTCAGGGGAACCTTGAAACTGCTTTGGCCAACCTACCCTTCCATCTACCCCTCAATTCAAGTATGATATCTGCTCTCTTGCTAGGA GCCTTCCACGCTATCGAGATTTCGAAGCCATCACTCTCGTGGACACTTATTTGCAAGGCCTCAGAATTGTGTCAAACGCTGGGATATCATCGAGCCTCGACCATGAAGAACGACGATCCCCGTGAAGCGGAGCGCAAGCAGTTCCTCTTCTGGAACGTCTATTTTATCGACAAGAGCTTGTCACTCCGCCTCGGTCGAGCCTCGACCATTCAAGACTGGGACATCACTGTGCCCATCCCTGACGCGGAGAAAGTCGATGACTCTCCTTTGTCGGCTTTTGCTGCTCTTTGGGTTACCACGGCCCGGTGTCAGGGGCAGATCTACGAAATGTTGTACAGTCCCGACTCCATCAATCAACCTGAGGATGTGCGAAGATACCGAGTCCAGACTTTGGTGAACACTATGCGGGGGATCTCGAAAAAGTCGGCAATATTGAGT GCTAAACATCTGCAAgaggcaaagaagaaaatGGGGTCCTACTTCATGGACTTTGTCATTGTGTCTGATGATGTGCTCCGACTATCTCTCTTGACTCTTATCTACCGCGCCAGTCCTCTCCCTGCAAACTCACGATCTACCTTTATCCCAGAATGCGTAGAGGCGGCGCGTGCCACGCTTCAACGACATCAAGACTGTATGGACCTTTTGGGCAAGGATAATTCTTTCTACTTTCCCTCCTACGTTCACTG GACTCTCTTGTTCGCCCCCTTTATTCCtttcatcgtcgtcttctgcCAGGTCATCGAGACACAAGACCAGGCGGATCTTGCTCGTCTCCACAGCTTCTGCACGTCAACTGAGAGCTCCGTAACTCTATCAGAGGCAGCAGCAAAGACGCACCGCTTATTCCAGGTTCTCTACACCGTTGCGCTCCGCTACATCGAGTTTCGGACATGCACGCCGCCAGCAGACCAGACCCAGGCCCAGGCGAGCGCCGAGTTGAACACCTACCTCACTGCGCTAGGCTTCCCGCCAGCTCACATCGACAATagacagcaacagcagccaaCCAGTCTAGGTCCAGCTCAGGCCGGAGCGTTCTCCCAACCTTTGGGAGATCCCGGTATGCTGGACGGAACAGAAGGCCAAAGGGGTGCAAACACCATGATGTGGATGGGCAACACTGCACAACTGGAGGAGTGGTTCAACAGTAATCAGCAGATGATGGAGTTGTTAGAGGAGCCGAGCTTTACGTTTCCACCACAATAA